A genomic region of Serratia fonticola contains the following coding sequences:
- the pgi gene encoding glucose-6-phosphate isomerase, with product MKNINPSQTAAWQALQQHFEQMKDVQIRDLFAQDSERFSKFSATFNDQMLVDYSKNRITAETLEKLQALAKETDLQSAIKSMFAGEKINRTEDRAVLHVALRNRSNTPIIVDGKDVMPEVNAVLAKMKQFCDRVIGGDWKGYTGKPITDVVNIGIGGSDLGPYMATEALRPYKNHLNMHFVSNVDGTHIAETLKPLDPATTLFLVASKTFTTQETMTNAHSARDWFLKTAGDQKHVAKHFAALSTNGKAVAEFGIDTDNMFEFWDWVGGRYSLWSAIGLSIALSLGFENFEQLLSGAHEMDKHFAQTPAEKNLPVLLALIGIWYNNFFGAETEAILPYDQYMHRFAAYFQQGNMESNGKYVDRNGNPVDYQTGPIIWGEPGTNGQHAFYQLIHQGTKLVPCDFIAPAISHNPLSDHHAKLLSNFFAQTEALAFGKSLDVVEEEFAAQGKKPEDVKHVAPFKVFEGNRPTNSILLREITPFSLGSLIALYEHKIFTQGAILNIFTFDQWGVELGKQLANRILPELAGKEAVASHDSSTNGLINRFKAWR from the coding sequence ATGAAAAATATCAATCCTAGTCAAACCGCTGCTTGGCAAGCCCTGCAGCAACATTTTGAACAAATGAAAGACGTACAGATCCGCGATCTGTTTGCTCAGGATAGCGAGCGTTTTTCCAAGTTCTCTGCCACGTTCAACGATCAGATGCTGGTGGATTACTCCAAAAACCGCATCACCGCAGAAACCCTGGAAAAACTGCAGGCATTGGCGAAAGAAACCGATCTGCAAAGTGCGATCAAGTCGATGTTTGCCGGTGAGAAAATCAACCGTACGGAAGATCGCGCGGTGTTGCACGTTGCGCTGCGCAACCGCAGCAACACGCCAATCATCGTTGACGGTAAAGACGTGATGCCGGAAGTGAATGCGGTTCTGGCAAAAATGAAGCAGTTCTGTGACCGTGTGATTGGCGGTGACTGGAAGGGCTACACCGGCAAGCCGATTACTGATGTGGTCAACATTGGTATCGGTGGCTCGGATCTCGGTCCTTATATGGCTACTGAAGCGCTGCGCCCTTATAAAAATCACTTGAATATGCACTTTGTCTCCAACGTGGATGGCACGCATATCGCGGAAACGCTGAAACCTCTGGATCCTGCGACGACGTTGTTCCTGGTGGCCTCCAAAACCTTCACCACTCAGGAAACCATGACCAATGCTCATAGCGCGCGTGACTGGTTCCTGAAAACCGCTGGCGATCAAAAACACGTAGCGAAACACTTTGCCGCGTTGTCCACCAACGGTAAAGCGGTTGCCGAGTTTGGCATCGACACCGACAACATGTTCGAATTCTGGGACTGGGTCGGTGGCCGTTACTCTCTGTGGTCGGCGATCGGCCTGTCTATCGCACTCTCTCTCGGTTTTGAAAACTTTGAGCAGTTGCTGAGCGGTGCGCATGAGATGGACAAGCACTTCGCCCAGACGCCTGCGGAGAAAAACCTGCCTGTGCTGTTGGCGCTGATCGGTATCTGGTACAACAACTTCTTCGGGGCTGAAACCGAAGCTATCCTGCCTTATGACCAGTATATGCACCGTTTTGCGGCTTACTTCCAGCAGGGCAATATGGAATCTAACGGCAAATACGTTGACCGTAACGGCAACCCGGTAGATTACCAGACTGGCCCGATTATCTGGGGTGAACCGGGCACCAACGGCCAGCACGCGTTCTATCAGTTGATCCACCAGGGCACCAAGCTGGTACCTTGTGACTTTATTGCGCCAGCCATCAGCCATAATCCATTGAGCGATCACCATGCCAAACTGTTGTCGAACTTCTTCGCACAGACCGAAGCGCTGGCGTTTGGTAAATCACTGGACGTGGTAGAAGAAGAGTTTGCCGCTCAGGGTAAAAAACCGGAAGACGTTAAGCACGTTGCGCCATTCAAAGTGTTTGAAGGCAACCGCCCAACCAACTCTATCCTGCTGCGTGAAATCACGCCGTTCAGTCTGGGTAGCCTGATTGCCCTGTATGAACACAAGATCTTCACCCAAGGCGCGATCCTCAACATCTTCACCTTCGACCAATGGGGCGTAGAGCTGGGTAAACAGCTGGCAAACCGCATTCTGCCAGAACTGGCGGGTAAAGAGGCGGTGGCAAGCCACGACAGCTCCACTAATGGCCTGATCAATCGCTTCAAGGCCTGGCGTTAA